Genomic DNA from Geovibrio ferrireducens:
GTTCTGCGGCAGCTTGTTTGTCCTGTTCACATACCTGATCTTAATGCAGAGATCCGGATCGAGCGGATGAAGATAACAGGCGCGCTCCGCCCCTGTTCCTATTTTCAGGGAATCGTTAAGTTTCAATACACCGGCAGTCTCAGAATATGGCATTTGCGGCTGCTCCCGTTCGTTGGATGGTAAATCGCGCTGGTATATTTAACATTTTATTGACAACTAATGAATTGATCAAGAGAAAAAATGTTACAGACTGAAACGGAAGATATGCACCATTGATAACAACGGAAGCGGAAGGGCTCCGCTTCCTTCAGAATTTTTCAGAGTCTCGATTTTATGAATTCCCACCCGTTGCGGATGTGGGTTTCCACAAGCTTCTCCACTTTGTCTTTGTCTCTCAGTTCCAGAGCCTCGATAATGCTCTGGTGCTCTCTGGCGACCTCCTGAGTCCTTCCGGTTTCGGAGAAGGAGAAGACGGTGGCGCGCTTGAACTGCTGCTGGAGACCGGCAAGAATTTTTATAAGGCGCTCATTGCCGCAGTTTTTTATGAAAATATCATGAAACTCCGAGTTCCAGTTCACCATATGGCCGACTTTGGAAGAACCTTCACGCACCTTGGCTGCGAGATCCTTCATTTTGTCTATATCCTCTTTGGTGAGCCTCTCGGTGGAAAGCCTTGCGGCCAGAGCTTCAAGCCTGATTTTTATAACGAAGATCTCGTCCACATCCTGATCCGTTATCTCCGTAACCACAGCTCCCCTGCGGGGTATGATTTCGATGAATCCTTCGGTTTCCAGATGGCGCAGAGCTTCCCTGATAGGTGTGCGGCTTATGCCAAGCTGTTCGGAGAG
This window encodes:
- a CDS encoding GntR family transcriptional regulator, translating into MGVRDINIDNTPLSERIAETIRTNILKGVIKAGERLVEPKLSEQLGISRTPIREALRHLETEGFIEIIPRRGAVVTEITDQDVDEIFVIKIRLEALAARLSTERLTKEDIDKMKDLAAKVREGSSKVGHMVNWNSEFHDIFIKNCGNERLIKILAGLQQQFKRATVFSFSETGRTQEVAREHQSIIEALELRDKDKVEKLVETHIRNGWEFIKSRL